In the genome of Pseudomonas protegens, one region contains:
- the mraY gene encoding phospho-N-acetylmuramoyl-pentapeptide-transferase: protein MLLLLAEYLQQFYKGFAVFQYLTLRGILGVLTALSLALCLGPWMIRTLQNRQIGQAVRNDGPQSHLSKSGTPTMGGALILSAIGISTLLWADLRNHYVWVVLVVTLAFGAIGWVDDYRKVIEKNSRGLPSRWKYFWQSVFGLGAAIFLYMTAQSPVETTLLIPMLKDVSIPLGVGFVVLTYFVIVGSSNAVNLTDGLDGLAIMPTVMVGGALGIFCYLSGNVKFAEYLLIPYVPGAGELIVFCGALIGAGLGFLWFNTYPAQVFMGDVGALALGAALGTIAVIVRQEIVLFIMGGVFVMETLSVVIQVASFKLTGRRVFRMAPIHHHFELKGWPEPRVIVRFWIITVILVLIGLATLKLR, encoded by the coding sequence ATGCTGCTGCTGCTAGCGGAGTACCTGCAACAGTTCTACAAAGGCTTCGCGGTCTTTCAGTACCTGACCCTGCGCGGGATTCTCGGGGTACTGACTGCGCTGTCTTTGGCGCTGTGCCTGGGTCCGTGGATGATCCGTACTCTGCAAAACCGGCAGATTGGCCAGGCCGTGCGTAACGACGGCCCACAGTCCCACCTGTCCAAATCGGGTACACCGACCATGGGTGGCGCGCTGATCCTTTCCGCGATCGGCATCAGCACCCTGCTCTGGGCCGACCTGCGCAACCACTATGTGTGGGTGGTGCTGGTGGTGACCCTGGCGTTTGGCGCCATCGGCTGGGTGGATGACTACCGCAAGGTGATCGAGAAGAACTCCCGTGGCCTGCCTAGTCGCTGGAAGTATTTCTGGCAATCGGTGTTCGGTCTTGGTGCTGCGATCTTCCTTTATATGACCGCCCAGAGCCCGGTGGAAACCACCCTGCTGATCCCGATGCTCAAGGATGTGAGCATTCCTTTGGGTGTCGGTTTCGTGGTCCTGACCTACTTCGTCATCGTCGGTTCGAGTAACGCCGTCAACCTGACCGACGGCCTCGACGGCCTGGCGATCATGCCGACCGTGATGGTCGGTGGCGCGCTGGGGATCTTCTGCTACCTGTCGGGTAACGTGAAGTTCGCCGAATACCTGCTGATTCCCTATGTGCCGGGTGCGGGGGAACTGATTGTCTTCTGCGGCGCGCTGATCGGTGCCGGCCTGGGCTTCCTGTGGTTCAACACCTATCCGGCACAAGTCTTCATGGGCGACGTCGGCGCACTGGCGCTGGGCGCGGCCCTGGGCACCATTGCGGTGATCGTCCGTCAGGAAATCGTCCTGTTCATCATGGGCGGCGTGTTCGTGATGGAGACCCTGTCGGTGGTGATCCAGGTTGCCTCCTTCAAATTGACCGGTCGCCGGGTATTTCGCATGGCACCGATCCACCACCACTTTGAACTCAAGGGCTGGCCCGAGCCTCGCGTGATCGTCCGTTTCTGGATCATCACCGTGATCCTCGTGTTGATCGGCCTTGCCACCCTGAAGCTGAGGTAG
- the murD gene encoding UDP-N-acetylmuramoyl-L-alanine--D-glutamate ligase: MSLIASDHFRIVVGLGKSGMSLVRFLARRGVAFAVADTRENPPELATLRRDYPQVEVRCGELDVDFLCRADELYVSPGLALATPALQAAAARGVKLSGDIELFARNAKAPIVAISGSNAKSTVTTLVGEMAAAAGKRVAVGGNLGTPALDLLSDDVELYVMELSSFQLETTDQLGAEVATVLNISEDHMDRYSGLPAYHLAKHRIFRGARQVVVNRQDALTRPLLSENLPCWSFGLGKPDFKGFGLREENGEKYLAFEFQNLLPVRELKIRGAHNQSNALAALALGHAVGLPFDAMLSALRAFAGLEHRCQWVRDVDGVGYYNDSKATNVGAALAAIEGLGADIDGKIVLIAGGDGKGAEFKDLRDPVAANCRAVILMGRDSDKIGAAIGDAVPLIRASSLVEAVAQCRAAAQPGDVVLLSPACASFDMFKNYEDRGQQFVRVVEELA, translated from the coding sequence GTGTCTCTGATCGCTTCTGACCACTTCCGCATCGTTGTCGGCCTCGGCAAGAGCGGCATGTCCCTGGTTCGCTTTCTGGCGCGCCGGGGCGTTGCTTTTGCGGTGGCCGATACGCGGGAAAATCCACCTGAGCTGGCCACGTTGCGTCGTGACTATCCCCAGGTGGAAGTGCGTTGTGGCGAGCTGGATGTCGATTTCCTGTGCCGCGCCGACGAGCTCTACGTGAGCCCCGGTCTGGCCCTGGCGACTCCGGCCCTGCAGGCCGCGGCTGCCCGTGGCGTGAAATTGTCCGGCGACATCGAGCTGTTCGCGCGTAACGCGAAGGCGCCGATCGTGGCCATCAGCGGCTCCAACGCGAAAAGCACCGTGACCACTCTGGTGGGCGAGATGGCTGCTGCGGCAGGCAAACGTGTTGCTGTGGGCGGCAACCTGGGTACTCCGGCCCTGGACCTGCTCAGCGACGACGTCGAGCTGTACGTGATGGAGCTGTCCAGCTTCCAGCTGGAAACCACCGATCAGCTGGGCGCCGAAGTGGCCACTGTGCTGAACATCAGCGAAGACCATATGGACCGCTACAGCGGCCTGCCGGCCTATCACCTGGCCAAGCACCGGATCTTCCGGGGCGCGCGGCAAGTGGTGGTCAATCGTCAGGACGCCCTGACCCGACCGCTGCTGAGCGAGAACCTGCCGTGCTGGAGCTTCGGCCTGGGCAAGCCGGACTTCAAGGGCTTCGGCCTGCGGGAAGAGAATGGCGAGAAGTACCTGGCCTTCGAATTCCAGAATCTGCTGCCGGTGCGCGAACTGAAGATCCGCGGTGCCCACAACCAGTCCAACGCCCTCGCGGCCTTGGCCCTGGGGCATGCGGTTGGCTTGCCGTTCGACGCCATGCTGTCGGCCCTGCGCGCTTTCGCCGGCCTTGAACACCGTTGCCAGTGGGTACGGGATGTGGACGGCGTGGGTTATTACAACGACTCCAAGGCCACCAACGTGGGTGCCGCATTGGCCGCCATCGAAGGCCTGGGCGCCGACATCGACGGCAAGATCGTGCTGATTGCCGGCGGGGACGGCAAGGGCGCCGAGTTCAAGGACCTGCGTGATCCGGTGGCGGCCAACTGCCGCGCCGTGATCCTGATGGGCCGCGACTCCGACAAGATCGGCGCCGCTATCGGTGATGCCGTGCCGCTGATTCGCGCCAGTTCGCTGGTCGAGGCGGTAGCGCAATGCCGCGCCGCTGCACAGCCTGGCGACGTGGTGCTGTTGTCGCCCGCCTGCGCCAGTTTCGACATGTTCAAGAATTACGAAGACCGTGGTCAGCAGTTCGTCCGTGTCGTGGAGGAGCTGGCATGA
- the murG gene encoding undecaprenyldiphospho-muramoylpentapeptide beta-N-acetylglucosaminyltransferase, translated as MGANVLIMAGGTGGHVFPALACAREFQARGYSVHWLGTPRGIENELVPAAGLPLHLINVTGLRGKGKLSLLKAPFVLIKAVLQARRIIRQLNPVCVLGFGGYVTGPGGVAAKLSGVPVIVHEQNAVAGTANRLLVPLAARVCEAFPDTFGASGSRRTTGNPVRTELFLETPREALAGRKARLLILGGSLGAEPLNKLLPEALAQVAPELRPEVFHQAGKNHDEVTAERYRAAGVDAQVQPFIKDMAQAYGWADLVVCRAGALTVSELAAAGLPSMLVPLPHAIDDHQTRNAEYLAREGAAFLMPQRTTGAADLAARLTEVLMQPERLDNMAQAARRLAKPDATLDVVNICLEVAHG; from the coding sequence ATGGGCGCTAACGTGCTGATCATGGCCGGCGGCACCGGTGGCCACGTGTTCCCGGCGCTGGCTTGTGCCCGCGAGTTCCAGGCCCGTGGCTACAGCGTGCACTGGCTGGGCACCCCGCGGGGAATCGAGAACGAGCTGGTTCCGGCTGCGGGCCTGCCGCTGCACCTGATCAACGTCACCGGCTTGCGGGGCAAGGGCAAGCTGTCCCTGCTCAAGGCGCCGTTCGTCCTGATCAAGGCGGTGCTTCAGGCGCGGCGGATCATTCGCCAGCTCAATCCGGTCTGCGTGTTGGGTTTTGGTGGTTATGTGACCGGCCCTGGCGGAGTTGCCGCCAAGTTGTCCGGAGTGCCGGTCATCGTTCACGAACAGAACGCGGTTGCCGGTACCGCCAATCGGCTGCTGGTGCCGTTGGCCGCGCGAGTCTGCGAAGCTTTCCCGGACACCTTCGGGGCCTCCGGCAGCCGCCGCACCACGGGCAATCCGGTACGCACCGAACTGTTCCTCGAAACACCGCGCGAGGCCCTGGCCGGACGCAAGGCGCGTTTGCTGATCCTCGGCGGAAGCCTGGGGGCAGAGCCGTTGAACAAGTTATTGCCGGAAGCCCTGGCACAGGTCGCCCCCGAGCTGCGCCCGGAGGTGTTCCACCAGGCCGGTAAAAACCACGATGAAGTCACTGCAGAGCGCTATCGCGCCGCCGGCGTCGACGCGCAAGTGCAGCCCTTTATCAAAGACATGGCCCAAGCCTATGGCTGGGCCGACCTGGTGGTCTGTCGCGCAGGCGCGCTGACCGTCAGCGAACTGGCCGCCGCCGGTCTGCCCTCGATGCTGGTGCCGCTGCCCCATGCGATCGACGATCACCAGACCCGCAACGCCGAATATTTGGCTCGTGAAGGCGCCGCTTTCCTGATGCCGCAAAGAACGACTGGTGCAGCGGACCTTGCCGCTCGCCTGACAGAGGTTTTGATGCAACCAGAACGACTCGACAACATGGCCCAGGCCGCACGCCGCCTGGCCAAACCCGATGCCACCCTGGATGTGGTGAATATCTGCCTGGAGGTGGCCCATGGTTGA
- a CDS encoding UDP-N-acetylmuramoyl-L-alanyl-D-glutamate--2,6-diaminopimelate ligase, which translates to MPLSLNKIFAHAGRDLLIRELTLDSRNVRAGDLFLAVPGAKFDGRAHIADALQRGAAAVAYEAEGATVLPLTDVPLIPVKGLAAQLSDIAGRFYGDPSRQLNLVGVTGTNGKTSVTQLVAQALDLLGQRCGLVGTLGTGFYGALESGLHTTPNPIAVQATLADLKNAGAKAVAMEVSSHGLDQGRVAALAFDVAVLTNLSRDHLDYHGTMQAYGAAKAKLFNWTDLRCRVINLDDEFGRQLAADKHESRLITYSLEDASAYLYCREANFDDDGVRATLVTPQGEHHLRSSLLGRFNLSNVLAAVGALLGLEYALDEILAVLPKLEGPVGRMQRLGGGNQPLVVVDYAHTPDALEKVLLALRPHAKGRLLCLFGCGGDRDRGKRPLMAEVVERLADGVLVTDDNPRSEDPAQIFDDIRVGFSAVDKVDFVPGRGLAIARLIADAAADDVVLLAGKGHEDYQEINGQRHDFSDLAEADKALTAWEVAHA; encoded by the coding sequence ATGCCTCTTAGCCTGAACAAGATTTTTGCCCACGCTGGTCGCGATCTGCTGATCCGTGAGCTGACCCTGGACAGCCGCAACGTGCGCGCTGGTGATCTGTTTCTGGCCGTGCCCGGCGCCAAGTTCGATGGCCGGGCGCACATTGCCGATGCCTTGCAGCGCGGTGCTGCGGCTGTGGCCTATGAGGCAGAAGGGGCAACCGTTTTGCCGCTGACCGATGTGCCGCTGATTCCGGTCAAGGGCCTGGCAGCGCAGCTGTCGGACATTGCCGGACGTTTTTACGGTGATCCGAGCCGCCAGTTGAACCTGGTGGGCGTGACCGGTACCAACGGCAAGACCAGCGTCACCCAGTTGGTGGCTCAGGCGCTGGACCTGCTGGGCCAGCGTTGCGGCCTGGTGGGCACCTTGGGCACAGGATTCTACGGCGCGCTGGAAAGCGGTTTGCACACCACGCCGAACCCTATCGCCGTGCAGGCAACCCTGGCTGACCTGAAGAATGCCGGTGCCAAAGCCGTGGCGATGGAAGTCTCGTCCCATGGCCTGGATCAAGGACGTGTGGCAGCCCTGGCGTTCGATGTAGCAGTGCTGACCAATCTGTCCCGAGATCATCTGGACTATCACGGAACCATGCAGGCCTATGGCGCAGCCAAGGCCAAGCTGTTCAATTGGACCGACCTGCGTTGCCGGGTGATCAATCTCGACGACGAGTTCGGCCGGCAACTGGCTGCCGACAAGCACGAATCGCGGTTGATTACCTATAGCCTTGAGGATGCCTCTGCTTATCTGTACTGCCGTGAAGCGAACTTTGACGATGACGGCGTGCGCGCAACACTGGTGACTCCACAGGGTGAACACCACCTGCGCAGCTCGCTGCTCGGGCGCTTCAACCTGAGCAATGTGCTGGCCGCGGTCGGCGCTTTGCTGGGCCTGGAGTATGCCCTGGATGAAATCCTCGCCGTGTTGCCCAAGCTGGAAGGCCCCGTCGGACGCATGCAGCGCCTGGGCGGAGGCAACCAACCGTTGGTGGTGGTGGATTACGCCCATACCCCGGATGCCCTGGAAAAAGTACTGCTGGCCCTGCGTCCTCACGCCAAGGGTCGCCTGCTGTGCCTGTTCGGCTGTGGGGGCGACCGCGACCGCGGCAAGCGTCCGTTGATGGCCGAAGTGGTCGAGCGCCTGGCCGACGGCGTGTTGGTCACTGATGACAATCCGCGCAGCGAAGACCCGGCACAGATCTTCGATGACATCCGTGTCGGCTTTAGCGCTGTGGACAAGGTCGACTTTGTCCCCGGTCGCGGCCTGGCCATCGCCCGTCTGATCGCTGACGCTGCCGCAGACGATGTGGTGCTGCTAGCGGGCAAGGGGCATGAGGATTATCAGGAGATCAATGGCCAGCGCCATGATTTCTCCGATCTTGCCGAAGCCGACAAGGCTCTGACCGCATGGGAGGTGGCACATGCTTAA
- the ftsW gene encoding putative lipid II flippase FtsW — translation MNLRNIIKPYPSPLITGRGIDLDFPMLAGCLTLLGLGLVMIASASTEVAAAQSGSALYYMIRHLIYIVLGLGACIVTMMIPIATWQRLGWMMLIGAFGLLVMVIIPGIGREVNGSMRWIGFSFFNVQPSEIAKVFVVIYLAGYLVRRQKEVRESWMGFFKPFIVLLPMAGLLLMEPDFGATVVMMGAAAAMLFLGGVGLFRFSLMVVLAVAAVVLLIQMQPYRMARLTNFADPWADQFGAGYQLSQALIAFGRGEWLGVGLGNSVQKQFYLPEAHTDFVFSVLAEELGAVGSLCTVALFVFVCIRGMYIGLWAEKAKQFFAAYVAYGLSFLWIGQFLINIGVNVGLLPTKGLTLPFLSYGGSSLVICCACLGLLLRIEWESRTHLGSEEMEFSESDFAEEPLHGR, via the coding sequence ATGAACCTGAGAAACATCATCAAGCCCTATCCGTCTCCGTTGATTACCGGGCGTGGCATCGACCTCGACTTTCCGATGCTCGCCGGCTGCCTGACCCTGCTGGGGCTGGGGCTGGTGATGATTGCCTCGGCCTCCACCGAAGTGGCGGCGGCGCAGTCGGGCAGTGCCCTGTACTACATGATTCGCCACCTGATCTACATCGTGCTGGGGCTGGGTGCCTGCATCGTCACCATGATGATTCCAATCGCTACCTGGCAGCGCCTGGGCTGGATGATGCTGATCGGCGCGTTCGGCCTGCTGGTGATGGTGATCATCCCGGGGATCGGTCGCGAAGTGAACGGTTCGATGCGCTGGATCGGCTTCAGCTTCTTCAACGTCCAGCCTTCGGAAATCGCCAAGGTCTTTGTGGTGATCTACCTCGCCGGCTACCTGGTGCGACGGCAGAAGGAAGTGCGTGAAAGCTGGATGGGCTTCTTCAAGCCGTTCATCGTGCTGTTGCCGATGGCCGGGCTGTTGCTGATGGAGCCGGACTTCGGCGCCACTGTGGTCATGATGGGAGCCGCTGCGGCCATGCTGTTCCTGGGCGGTGTCGGACTGTTCCGTTTTTCCCTGATGGTGGTCCTGGCTGTGGCGGCGGTGGTCCTGCTGATTCAGATGCAACCCTATCGGATGGCGCGTCTGACCAACTTTGCCGACCCTTGGGCCGACCAGTTCGGTGCCGGTTATCAATTGTCCCAGGCGCTGATCGCTTTTGGTCGCGGTGAGTGGCTGGGTGTCGGCCTGGGCAACAGTGTGCAGAAACAGTTCTACCTGCCGGAAGCCCACACCGACTTCGTGTTCTCGGTCCTGGCCGAAGAGCTGGGCGCCGTGGGTTCCCTGTGCACGGTGGCGCTGTTCGTATTCGTCTGTATTCGCGGTATGTACATCGGTCTGTGGGCCGAGAAGGCCAAGCAGTTTTTTGCCGCTTACGTGGCCTATGGCCTGTCGTTCCTGTGGATCGGCCAGTTCCTGATCAATATCGGCGTGAACGTCGGCCTGTTGCCGACCAAGGGTCTGACCCTGCCGTTTCTCAGTTATGGCGGCAGTTCGTTGGTGATCTGCTGCGCCTGTCTCGGCTTGTTGCTGCGCATCGAGTGGGAGAGCAGGACTCACCTGGGCAGCGAAGAGATGGAGTTCAGTGAAAGTGACTTTGCCGAGGAGCCGCTCCATGGGCGCTAA
- the murF gene encoding UDP-N-acetylmuramoyl-tripeptide--D-alanyl-D-alanine ligase, producing the protein MLKPLQLSEVMAPLDARLIAGDARFNGVSIDSRAIQAGQLFVALTGPRFDGHDYLNEVAAKGAVAALVEREVPDSTLPQLLVKDTRLALGQLGALNRGAFTRPVAAVTGSSGKTTVKEMLASILRTRGPVLATRGNLNNDLGAPLTLLELAPEHSAAVIELGASRIGEIAYTVAMTRPHVAIINNAGTAHVGEFGGPEKIVEAKGEILEGLDSTGIAVLNLDDKAFSIWKARAAGRQVLSFALNNSAADFHASDIGRDARGCPSFKLHSPKGVETVQLNLLGTHNVANALAAAAAAHAMGVSLFGIATGLNAVQPVKGRTVAQLAKNGMRVIDDTYNANPTSMCAAVDILAGFSGRTVLVLGDIGELGEWAEQGHREVGAYAAGKVSALYAVGPMMAHAVAAFGEHARHFASQADLIAALNVEQDPNTTILIKGSRSAVMENIVAALCGSSTEKH; encoded by the coding sequence ATGCTTAAACCCCTGCAGCTCAGTGAAGTCATGGCCCCGCTGGACGCCCGCTTGATCGCGGGCGACGCGCGTTTTAATGGCGTCAGTATTGATAGCCGGGCCATTCAGGCCGGGCAACTGTTCGTGGCCTTGACCGGCCCGCGTTTCGACGGCCACGACTACTTGAATGAAGTTGCCGCCAAGGGCGCGGTAGCCGCGTTGGTCGAGCGTGAAGTTCCCGACAGCACCCTGCCGCAGTTGCTGGTCAAGGACACGCGCCTGGCGCTGGGACAACTGGGTGCTCTGAATCGTGGTGCCTTTACCCGGCCGGTGGCCGCGGTGACCGGTTCCAGCGGCAAGACGACGGTCAAGGAAATGCTGGCCAGCATCCTGCGCACTCGTGGTCCGGTGTTGGCCACCCGAGGCAATCTCAATAATGACCTGGGTGCCCCCCTTACCCTGCTGGAACTGGCTCCCGAGCACAGCGCCGCGGTGATCGAGCTTGGCGCGTCACGTATTGGTGAAATCGCCTACACCGTGGCGATGACTCGTCCCCATGTGGCGATTATCAACAATGCCGGTACTGCTCACGTCGGTGAGTTCGGTGGTCCGGAGAAGATTGTCGAGGCCAAGGGCGAAATTCTCGAGGGACTTGATAGCACCGGGATCGCTGTCCTCAACCTGGATGACAAGGCATTTTCGATCTGGAAGGCTCGCGCTGCCGGGCGACAAGTTCTGAGCTTTGCCCTGAACAATAGCGCTGCGGATTTCCATGCCTCTGATATAGGACGCGATGCCCGAGGCTGCCCGTCCTTCAAATTGCATAGCCCCAAGGGCGTGGAGACGGTGCAATTGAACCTGTTGGGCACCCATAACGTGGCCAACGCCCTGGCCGCCGCTGCGGCCGCCCATGCCATGGGTGTGTCGTTGTTCGGCATTGCCACTGGCTTGAATGCAGTGCAACCGGTCAAGGGCCGTACCGTCGCCCAGCTGGCCAAGAATGGCATGCGGGTGATCGATGACACTTACAACGCGAACCCCACCTCAATGTGTGCCGCCGTTGATATACTCGCCGGCTTTTCCGGCCGCACCGTCCTGGTGCTCGGAGACATCGGCGAGTTGGGCGAGTGGGCGGAGCAGGGGCACCGCGAAGTAGGTGCATATGCCGCTGGCAAGGTTTCGGCCCTCTACGCCGTAGGCCCGATGATGGCGCATGCCGTCGCCGCCTTTGGCGAGCATGCGCGTCACTTCGCCAGCCAGGCTGACCTGATTGCCGCCCTGAACGTCGAGCAAGACCCCAATACCACCATTTTGATCAAGGGATCGCGCAGCGCGGTGATGGAAAACATCGTCGCGGCTTTGTGCGGTTCCAGTACGGAGAAACATTGA